GCGTACTCGACGAGTGCGGTTGCCATTGGGTGGCTTGACTTGCTCTCAATGCTCGACACCCTGCAACAGAAGAAAGTTGTCATCCATGGAATTTAGTTAGTTCAAACACTAAATAAAAAGGCTGAAGGGATGGATGGATACGTACCAATAAAGAAGCTGGCTCATTCCAACCTTGTCCCCAACCACATGGAACCCATGGACGCTGAACTCGCCCTTAGTGATGGTTCCCGTCTTGTCGAACGCCGCGACCCTGATCTCGCCCAGCGACTCCAGAACGTCCCCGCCCTTGATGAGAACCCCCATCCTCGCCGCCCGCAGCAGCGCGCAGAACGTAGCCACCGGCGTCGACAGCACCAGCGCGCACGGGCACGCGCTCACCAGCAGTACCAGCGCTAGCTGGAACCACCGTTTCGGGTCCTGCGCTCCCCGTGGCCCCAGCAGCAGCGGGACAAGAGCCACGCCAGCTGCAACAGCAACCACGGCTGCAACAACAGACACTTCGTGCTGTCAATTCAATTGCATAGTGCCATCAATAGAGACCATGCATGGAGGTTTGTTTCGTCGCACACGTACATACCTGGGGTGTAGTACTTGGCGCATGAATCGACCAGCCGCTGTGTCTTGGACCTGCTGTTCTGCGCCGCCTCCACAAGCCGCTGCATCCTGGCCACTGTCGAGTTGTCGGCCAGAGCTGTCGTCCTCACGGCTATGTAGCCTACCACATGAACGCCACAGTTTTGTTTAGGATCCTGGTCACTACAACAAAGTAACCGCGCGGACATTTGAAAAAATGTAACACAAAACAAAAAAACCCCCGCAGCTTTTACCGTCCAGGTTCATGGTGCCGGCCCAGACCTCCGCCTGCGGCTGTTTGGGCACGGGGAAGGACTCGCCGGTGAGGCTGCTCTCGTCGACCTCGCTCTGCCCGTCGACGACCACGCCGTCCACGGGCACGACCTCCCCGGCCCGGACAGCGACGACGGCGCCCACCCCGACGTCGCGCACGCCGACGACCTCCCCTGTCTGCGCGAGCACGACGGTGGGCGGGACCATGCTCATGAGCGACGACATCCCGGCGCTGGCCTTGGTGCACGCCAGCGTCTCCAGCCACTCCGCGGTGGTGAAGAGGAACACGATGGCGCCGGCCTCCGCGTAGTCGCCGAGCGCCGCGGCGCCGGCCACGGCCACGAGCATCAGCGCGTTGATGTCCAGGGCGAGCCCCGCGGCCAGCGCCCTGAGCACCATCGGCGGCGCGCCGGCGCAGGCCGCCGCCAGGGCCAGCCAGCGCAGGGAAGGTAGCAGCGGCGCGAACAGGGACGCCAGCAGCAGGGCTCCGCTGGCGACGGTGTACGGGCTCGGCCAGCGAGCGACGACCCCGCTGCTGCCGTACGCGCGGACGGACGCCTCCAGCCCCGCCTTGTTGAGAGCCTTCACTGATGGGATGGATACGAATACGAGCGAGGCAGGGGCAGGGAAAGGGTGAGCCGAGAATCTTGCGCGGAGGTGTTTGGTGGTGTCGTGGTGACTTCCGACGAGAGGCCGGTTGCTTACCGATGTGGGACTGGGAGACGGCGGCGAGGTCGTGCTCGACGATCACGGTCCGGGAGGGGACGACGACGGTGACCGCCCTCACGCCGTCGATCGGCTTCAGGAGCCGCTCCACGAGCGCGACCTCCGCGGAGCAGCACACGCCCAGCACGTCCAGGTACGTCTTCTCCCACTTGCCACTCTTCGCGCCGCCGGCGCCAGCATCTGCGCTCCTGGccggcggcggtggcagcagccTCTCCTCGACACTGCCCATCGCCGCCGCTGCTCCTGTCCTGGCCAGAATCAAGGACTGCAGCTGCAGGAACGCGAGAGGCGGAGGGAAAGTCAACAGGAGAACATAGATGGCAGTTGGTGCGCGGAGCACGCAAAAATTCTCGCGGCACGGCAACGACAACAACCGACAACGACGGCGTCCACTGATCAGCGACAAGATTGGAGGTTCTGTGAGCCACTTCTGCATTCGGGATAGGCTTGTGCCAATCTGAGGTGGACACGCTGACATCATCGAGGCACCCATTCCATACTTTCGACTTTTCATTCAGACTTGACTTGCTGGTCACCTCCACTTTGCCCACTTCCTTCTTTGAAACCATTTTACGCTCAGTTCAAAATGAATAATCAACCCTTCGCTCATGAGTGGTAGGAATGCAAAATATTCGACGATGGTTTTTGAAAAGATGTGGATGGTACCATAGATATTAGAATCAGACTTTTAGTATCGAATCAATGTGGATCATCCATTTGCTGGTAA
This portion of the Zea mays cultivar B73 chromosome 2, Zm-B73-REFERENCE-NAM-5.0, whole genome shotgun sequence genome encodes:
- the LOC103647210 gene encoding cadmium/zinc-transporting ATPase HMA3 — encoded protein: MVSKKEVGKVEVTSKSSLNEKSKVWNGCLDDVSVSTSDWHKPIPNAEVAHRTSNLVADQWTPSLSLQSLILARTGAAAAMGSVEERLLPPPPARSADAGAGGAKSGKWEKTYLDVLGVCCSAEVALVERLLKPIDGVRAVTVVVPSRTVIVEHDLAAVSQSHIVKALNKAGLEASVRAYGSSGVVARWPSPYTVASGALLLASLFAPLLPSLRWLALAAACAGAPPMVLRALAAGLALDINALMLVAVAGAAALGDYAEAGAIVFLFTTAEWLETLACTKASAGMSSLMSMVPPTVVLAQTGEVVGVRDVGVGAVVAVRAGEVVPVDGVVVDGQSEVDESSLTGESFPVPKQPQAEVWAGTMNLDGYIAVRTTALADNSTVARMQRLVEAAQNSRSKTQRLVDSCAKYYTPAVVAVAAGVALVPLLLGPRGAQDPKRWFQLALVLLVSACPCALVLSTPVATFCALLRAARMGVLIKGGDVLESLGEIRVAAFDKTGTITKGEFSVHGFHVVGDKVGMSQLLYWVSSIESKSSHPMATALVEYAQSKSIQPEPTSVTDFRIYPGEGISGAINGRQIFIGNTRIMARSSCYAAGAGPEMEGQQGASIGHVIVDGDHVAAFSLSDDCRTGAAEAIRELRSMGIRSVMLTGDSKAAASRAQRQLGGALEEVHSELLPADKVALVGDLKARAGPTLMVGDGMNDAPALATADVGVAMGLSGSAAAMETSHATLMSSDLLRVPAAVRLGRRARATVAANVIASVGAKAAVLALAAAWRPALWVAVLADVGTCLLVVLHSMLLLWDPAGAGWRRRGGGGDPEACRATARSLAMRSQLAEASNGAAGTAQGRRPGGGTKAGCHCCRETSEPSEQDHTAVVVDIPAPSAERPGVVAPTAATGCCSSSAREACATPTTVTTVNSAPRGCCGGIGEGDTRENARTSCCTDARDSPKKAGQQCNARCCSWGKQNTLKCQAQDTISNLK